The following DNA comes from Nocardioides sp. JQ2195.
GATCCGGGTCAACTGCATCGCGCCACTTGCTCTCTCGCCCGCCCTGGCCGGGTGGATCGAAGCCCGACCGAGGGAGGCCGAGGCGTTCCTGGACACCGTGCCGCTGGGCAGGGTCGGTGACTGTCACGACGACATCGGCCGCGGTGTGCTGATGCTGGTCGGGCCCGACGCGCGCTACCTGACCGGAGCCACGATTCCGCTCGACGGCGGACAGGCGAGGTTCTGATCATGTCCATGGTTGCGGATGGCCCGATCATCCAGATCGGCTGTGTGGTCGACGACCTCGACAAGGCCGAGCAGACCTATTCGGCGAGCTTCGGGATCACTCGCTGGTCCAGGTTCACCGGAGTCGCCTTCGCCCCGGAGCGGACCACCTATCGGGGAGCGCCAGCGGACCTGGAGATCGACGTGTCCCTGGGCTACTCCGGCACCCAGCAGGTCGAGCTGATCCAGCCGGTCCGCGGCAGGAGCATCTACACCGAGTTCCTCGAACGATCCGGACCCGGCGTACACCACCTTGCCTGGGCTGTGGACAACATGGCCGACGCGCTCGACCGGGCGCGGGCCACTGGACTCGTGGTGGTGCAGCAGGGCGAGATGAACGGCATGGAGTTCGCCTACCTGGAGACGCCCGGGATGGGCACGCACTTCGTCGAGTTGATGCGGCTCTCACCGCAGATGCGCGAGGGCTTCGCAGCGATGCAAGCGGCGGCAGCCGTTCCGGAGACGCTTGCCTGAGTGGCCGCGGGAAGATGAAGCCGTTCACCGGCACCATCATCGTCAGGGTGGTCAGCTCAGCCGAGGCCCCAAGGCCGGCCAGCTGACTCGACGCCAGCACTGTCCCTGACCGCCGCCCGAGCAGAGGCGGCATGGGTGGACCACGCGGCCGGTTCCTCGGGCGGTCGACAGCGCGACTCCGAAGGGACGATCGTGCGCGACTGCCGCTCCCGGTCACTGGGACGGAACGGGCGGATCATCCGACTGTGCCTAAGTTCAGTGAGTGTGGAATGTGACGGGGCTCACGTGAGAGGAACAAGATGAGAATTGGACGATTGGCGGTGCGCAGGGGTGCTGGGGCCCTGGCGGTTCTCCTTTCGCTGGCGACGGTGCTGGCTGGTTGCGGCAGCCCATCGAGCGGCGATGCGGACGGGGAGGCCGACCCGGACGCAACACTCCGGATCATGTACGGCATGACCGCATCACTGGACCCGGCGGATGCAGCCGAGCCGGCCCAGATGTCACTCGGCACCTGGCCGGTCTACGACACCCTCTTGCAGGTCGACAAGGACGCGAACTATCAGCCGATGTTGGCCACGAAGTGGGAGTTCACTCCCGACGGCAAGACCGTGAACCTGACCCTTCGGGACGGGGTCACCTTCAGCGACGGCACTCCGTTCAATGCTGAAGCGGTCAAGGCGAACCTCGACCACAGCATGGCTGCGGACGGCAGCGCGCTCCAGGCGAATCTGACGATGGTGGCCAGCGTGGAGGCAACCGGTGAGATGACGGTGGCAGTGCACCTCAAGCAGCCGACCACCGCGATCCTCTCGACACTGGCGAGCAACCTCGGCGGCATCATGATCTCTCCCAAGGCCCTGACCGACGGCAATCTGGCCAGTCATCCGGTGGGCACCGGTGCCTACGAGATCGAGTCGTTCAAGCCCGGTGAGCAGGCGGTCTACGTCCGGCGGTCGGACAAGGGCGGGATCTGGGATCCGGGGACAGGCAAGGTCGCCAAGGTCGTGATCGCGCGGATTGCCAGCCCCGACGCCAAGATCAACGCCCTCAAGAGTGGTCAGATCGACCTGACCACCTGGGAAGGCGATGACGCGACGTACGGCTCGGAGGTGTCCGCGGGCAGCATCCAGACTGCGCCCATGGACGGCGTGTTGAACCTGGTCGGGTTGTACTTCAACCTCAAGGTGAAGCCGCTGGACAACGTCAAGGTGCGCCAGGCGATCAACTATGCGATCGACCGAGACGCGATCGTCGAGGCATTCGCTCCGGTCAACCAGCCGAGGGTGCAGCCCTGGCCGGAGGGGCTGACGGGCTTCGAGACGTCGCGCGAGGACGCCTACTCATATGATCCAGCCAAGGCGAAGGAGCTTCTTGCCGAGGCGGGTTATCCCGACGGATTCTCCGTCCCGGGTGACTTCCTGGTCTCGAACTCATCCAACATCGACAAGACCGGCGAGGCCATCCAGGCGAATCTCTCCGAGGTCGGGATCGAGATCAACCTGCGCTCGACGGACATCCTGTCCCAGATCACCTCCTACTCCGGTGGCAAGGAGCCGGGCCAGGTGAACTATATGTCCTTGCCGTCGATCGATGCCTACGCGTGGCTGCAACGGCTGTTCGTCAACCCGGTCTGGAACCCGGGTGGCACCTCGCCGGAGCTCCTGGAACTGGTCAAGGGCGCCGACGACCCGACCATCTCGGAATCGGACCGCGCCACCATGGTGGGGGCTGCCGTCGACCACGTCACCGAGAACGCGCTGTTTGCCCCGTTGTGGCAGGGAGTGGGCGGGCTGGCCGCATCAAGCAAGGTCAAGGACCTCGACAAGATCGTCGGCACCTACATGGGTGTGGCGAACCTGCGCTACGTGAGCATGACCAAATAGCTCCACGCTTTCGAGACTGGCCGGCCCGCCCCTCGTGGGTCGGCCGGCCAGTCCGGCGCTGGGTCGGTACCTCGACGCTGGTGTCGCCGAGCAGGGTGGAGCCGGCGCTCGTCGTCGTGTGGCCGGATCACTCGCGCAGCCGGTCGTTCCACTCGTCGAGGTCGATGTCGGTCGACCAGGGAATCTCCACCACCAGCTCGGTGACGCCGCCCTCCGCCAAGGTGGGCAAGACGCGTGTCAGTGAGTCGAGTGGGGCGCCCGCGAGGTTGACCCGGACCACGTAGTCGAGACTGTCGGGCTCCCGTCCCCGCTCGCGCGCCAGGGCCTTGATCCGAGCGATCGGGTCCAGTGCCCCCTCCCGGAGGTTGGCCACGGACGCCGTGCCGATCCATCCGGTGCCGCAGCGCAGCACTCGCTCGTAGGCACGCGGCGAGGCACCGCCGATCAATATCGGCACGGAGCGTGTCGGGACCGGATGGAACTGGGCCCCGGAGGGAAGCGAGTACCACTTCCCCGAGAAGGCCTCGGGTGAGCCCTCCCAGCATCGCTTCACCACGGTGAGAAGCTCATCGAGTCGCCGGCCGCGGTCGTGGACATTCACGCCGACGATGTCGAACTCCTCGGTGAGCCACCCGGCACCCACGCCGAGCTCCACCCGGCCACCGCTGAGCACGTCGATCGTGGCGATCTGTTTGGCAAGGATCACCGGATTGCGCAGGGCGGCGACCATCACACCCGTACCAACTCGGATCGTCGAGGTCGCCTCGGCCATCGTCGCCAGTGCCACCACCGAATCGGCCCAGGGCTCGGTCGGCGACCAAGGCAGGTCCTGGGGCGCGCCGCTCGCCCGTTGAGCCCGTGGCCGACCTGCCGACGATGGGTGCCGCGACGTGGTCGTCAGTGGCATGGCGATGTGGTCGCCCACCCACGCGGACTCGAAGCCCGCTCGCTCCAGGTCTCGGGCCATGCTGCCGAAGCCTCTCGCGAGGACGTCGTGACCCCGTGCCGGAACGGAGCCGCCGATCCTCAAAGATTGACCACCTTGCACGTCGGCAGCGGGTGCCGGTCCGACTTGACCCAGCGCATCAGCGCGGTTCCCTCGTCATGGAAGCCGGTGGAGATCCAGTTGCCGTAGCCGGGGTCCTTGGCGGAGACCACGATCGTCAGGGTGCCGTCATCGTTGAGCTTGCCGTTGTGGTTGTTGATGTAGGTGTTCATCCGGTCATGGTCGAGGGATTCCATCCACCAGTTCTGGAGCACGAAGTTCCAGTACTCACAGTGGGGGACCTCGGTGTTGATCACCCATGCCTCGTCGGGGGCCAGCTTCCAGTAGCCGTGGAGGTAGAAGATCGTCGGATCACCTCCGGCGTTCTGGAAGAACTCCTGGCCCCAGTCGGGCAACTCGTTCGGCTTCTCCATGAACATCTTGGTCCACCGGGAAAAGGTTGTGGAGGTTCCCTTGACGAAGTCGGTCGCCATCCGGAGCTGGCGGGCGAACGCGTCCGGGTCGAGCGGTTCCGGGGTGGGCTTCTCATCGATCAGCTCGATGCTCACCTGCGCGGGTGTCTCGCTGGCCCGGTCCTGGAACGACTGCCGTCCGACGAGGTTCGTGGTGTCCTCCGCGAGAGGCAGCCAAGCACCTTCCGCCGGCTTGTTGGCACTGGCGATGAAGCTGAAGCGGCCCTGGTCGTCCACCGGGATCTCGTCGTTGCCGATCTCGCCTGTCGACGCCATCGTGCCGTCGATGTGGTAGCGGTTGGCCTTCGAGCCGAAGGTCATCAGCGGTACGGTGCCCCGGGTGCCGCTGATCCGGTAGCTGTGCTTGCCGGACACGTTGGCACGCATGTAGATGTTGTCCGGGTTGTCGGCGCCGATCTTGCACTTCAGGTTGGGGTCGAGTGCGTTGGTGATCGCCGGGTGGAGCGGATCGGAGTTCTCGATCGCGTTGATCGAGGCATAGCGCAACAACCGGATCAGGTAACGCACGCCCTCCGCCTGGTTCAGCGGGTCCTGGGGGGCCGCCTCGTCGAGCAAGCCCTGCCCGGCCTCCCGGAGCTGGTCGCAGAAGTCGTCCCACATCGGACTGGTCGCCATCTGGTCCTCCTGGTCGGGTCGGCAGATGCCTTGGAAGGTACGGGCGGATCGCGCGTGGCGATCCCGGAATCCCGCTGATCAGGACGTCCCGACCTCCGGGATCCCCGGGGTCACGCCGGTCGGGACTGGCTACCGTCGACGGGACGGCAAGGACGCCGAGGCATCCGACAGTGGGAGCGCACATGCGGCTCGGCATCAGCACGCCAGCGGTGGTCAGGGTCCCCGGCGTCACGGCGGCGTGGGAGGACACAGCGGGGGTCGGCGAGGTCACTCGCGTTGCCGAGCTCGCTGACCGGCTCGGCTTCCACTTCCTCACGTGCAGCGAACACATCGCCATGCCTCCGGGAATACCATCACCCCAGCTGCCGCAGGGACGCGGCACCCGCTACTGGGATCCGCTCGCGACGTTGTCCTGGTTGGCGGCGCGCACCACCCGGATCGGCTTGATGACGAACGTGCTGGTGCTGGGCTACCACCATCCGCTCGCGATCGCGAAGCGCTACGGAACCCTGGACATGATGAGCGGCGGCCGAGTCCGTCTCGGGGTCGGAGTGGGCACCGCAGAAGAGGAGTTCCGGACCCTGGGGGCGCACTTCGAGGACCGTGGCCCGCGGGCGGACGATGCGATCCGGGCGCTGCGGGCGGCGCTGTCGCGCAACGACCCAGAGTACCACGGCGAGTTCTTCGACTTCTCCGGCCTGGTCGTCGATCCGTGCGCCGTGCAGCAACGGGTCCCGATCTGGGTGGGCGGACACAGCAAGCGTGCACTGCGCCGAGCAGTGACGCTCGGTGACGGATGGGTTCCCGGCGCTCCCGATCCCGAGGTGCTGAGGACCATGCTTGCCAACCATCCCGACCGCCCGGAGGGCTTCGAAGTGGTCTCGGGCGTCGGCGGCGCGCTCGACCCTCTCGCCGACCCGGCCGGCGTGGAGGCAGCGTTCGAGCGAGCCTCCGCCGCGGGCGTGACGATGGTGCCCTTCCGGCCGGTGAACCGGTCGCTGGACCGCTACCTGGAACAGCTCGAGGCGGTTGCCGGCCTCGACCTCTTCGAGCCGCTGGTCACTGGCTGAGCAGGTCGGCCAGGATCCAGCCGTGGTCCCGGCCCGGGACTGCGAGGGGTGATCGCGGCAGTGATCCCGGTGATCGGGATCACCGGGCCGCGCCCGCAAGGGCGTCCCTAGCGTGTCGTCATCCAGCCCCCGCACACGAAAGAGGCCCCTATGTCCCGCAAGGTCGTCGTCACCGGAGCAGCCTCGGGGATCGGTGCGGCCACGGCTGCGATCCTCACCGCACAGGGCGATGAGGTGATCGGCGTCGACCTGCATGAGGCGGATGTCGTCGCCGACCTGTCGACCCGGGACGGACGGCAACAGGCCGTGGCCGCTGTCCTGGAGGTGAGTGGTGGCGTTGTCGATGCCGTGGTCGCATGCGCCGGAACCTCCTCACTTTCACCTCTCGACGTCAAGGTGAACTTCTTCGGCGTGGTCGAGTTCCTTGACGGCCTGCGACCGGCGCTCGCCAAGGCGTCGGCTCCGAGGGTGTCGGTCACCGCGTCGATCTCCTCGACGCAGACCACTGACCCAGAGGTGGTCGAAGCCTGCCTCGCCCTCGATGAGGACCATGCCGTGGCACTCGCGGAGAAGGTGCACGCCGACGGCCGTGGGAGTCTGCTGTATGCCAGCTCGAAGAATGCAGTGGCTCGCTGGCTGCGGCGTACGGCGATCACGGACGAGTGGGCCGGTGCCGGCATCGCCCTGAATGCCGTCGGACCCGGCGTGGTGGTCACCCCGATGACCGAGGCCCTGCGTGCTTCGGAGCAGGGCGTGGAGATGATCAACAAGGCGGTGCCCTCGAAGTTCGGCGGCTGGATGGGGCCGGAGGTGATCGCCGACGCGCTGGTGTGGCTGGTGCGTCCGGAGAACACCCACACCACCGCGCAGATCCTGTTCGTCGACGGCGGCGCCGAGGCCGTGGTCCGTGGCGAGGAGGCCTTCTGATGAAGTGGGCACTCTCCGGAGCGATGATCGGAGCCCGCGAGCTCCTCGAGCTCGCCCCCGCCGCAGAGGAGGCCGGCTTCGACGGCATCGGTCTGCCCGACTCGGTGTTCTATCCCGAGAAGGTCTCCGCGGACTACCCCTACACCCCTGACGGCAAGCGGATGTGGGCGGCGGAGGTGCCGATGCCGGACCCGTTCATCATCATGACGGCGATGGCCGCGGTCACCGAGCGCCTGCGGTTCTCCACGACCGTCCTCAAGCTGCCGCTGCGGGACCCGCTGCTGACGGCGAAGCAGGTCTCGACGATGGCGGTCCTGTCGGACAACCGGATCGGCATCGGTGTCGGACTCTCGTGGATCCCTGAGGAGTTCACGTTCACCGGGACCGAGATGCGCACGCGTGGCGCACGCACGGACGAGGCCATCGAGATCCTCAAGGCCGTCTGCGCCGGCAACGGGCCCGAGTGGGTGGAGTACCACGGCAAGCACTACGACTTCGATCGGTTGATGATCAGCCCTGCGCCCGACCGGCCCGTTCCCGTGTACGTCGGCGGGCACAGCGATGCGGGCCTCAAGCGGGCCGCTCGACTCGGTGACGGCTGGATCTCGGTGAACGTCCCGGCCGACCAGCTGAAGGTGGCCATCACCAGGCTGGACGAGCTGCGGGCGGAGTACGGGCGTTCCGACGTGCCCTTCGAGATCGACGTCTCACCCACCGACGTGCGCGACGTCGCCGGCTATCGCGACATCGAGGCGGCCGGAGCGACGATCTGCCGGGTCACGCCCTGGCGGATCTACGACGAGGGGCAGACCACCGCCGGCCGAATCGCGGCACTGCGTCGGTTCGCCGACGAGGTCATTGCCAAGTATTGAGGAGCGGTGACGCTCCCGCGCTCGGTGTGGGCGTCCCTCTTCGCACTCGTCGCAGCAACCATCGGCATGGGGCTGGTGGTGCCGATCCTGCGCCCGTTGAGCGTGGCCTTCGACGCGAGCCCGGCCCAGACCCTGCTGCTCGTCTCGGTCTACATGGTCTGCCTGGGGGCCGCCATGCCGTTCACCAGTGCGGTCTCGAGCAGACTGGGTGTCCGCCGCACCCTTGTCGGCGCACTGCTGCTCAACGTGGTCTGCGGGGTGGTCTCGAGCCTGGCCGGCGACATCGGCGTGGTCATCTGCGCTCGTGCCGGATGGGGGCTGGGCAACGCCCTCTTCCTGGCCACGGTCCTGGCCGTGGTCATCGAGGAGGCGGGAGCACTCTCAGGAAGGGCGATCCGCTACTTCGAGGCCGCGGTGGGCATCGGCATCTCCGCCGGTCCGCTGGCCGGTGGCGTCCTCGGTGCGATCTCCTGGCGTGCGGCCTTCCTCGGTTCGGCCACGATGATGCTCGTGGCCGCGGTCAGCCTGATGATCCTGCTCCCGAGGGCGGAGCGCGGGCCCCTTGCCACGGGGGTGTTCGCGCCGTTCCGTGCCCTGCTCCAGCCCGGGCTCCTCGTCCTGGGGCTGGCGTCGTTGCTCTACAACGTCGGCTTCCTGATGATGTTCACCTTCACGCCGTTCCCGCTCGCCCGCGGCCCGGAGTTCGTCGGTCTGGTCTACTGCGGCTGGGGTCTTGCCCTGGTGTTTTCCTCGACGTTCGTCGGTCCGCGAGTGCAACGCCGCATCGGCACCCTGGCCTCGTTCACCGTAGGCACCACGGGGTTCGCCGTGGTGCTCGTGGTGATGGCGGTGTTCGCTGACCGGGACGCCGTGCTCGTCGCAGGTGTGATCAGCTCCGGACTCGCGCTGGGAGTGAGCAACACGATGATGACCGAGGCGGCGATGGCCTCGTCGTCGACGGACCACACGACGACATCAGCCGCCTACAACCTGATGCGGAACGCCGGGCCGGCGGCGGCACCCTGGTTGGCCGGCACACTGGGGGAGTCGCTCAATGTGCACGCGCCTTTCCTGTTCGGAGCGATCTCGGCGATCGTGGCGGTGGTGCTGGTGCTCGCGCTGATGGGGCGCGAGGTCGTGGCCCCGGTGGTGTCCCGGGTCTGAGGAGAAGCATTCGGCCTCTCGATCTGCCCGGTGCGCAGGGGCGTCATGGCACCGGCAGCGCGGTGGGGGAGACCCCGGTCGGCCGGGATCAGCCCCAGTGGTCGCCCCAGCCCCAGAGATCCGGAGCCGGCTTCTCGGGCTCCTTGCTCTCGACGCCGAACTTGCCACGGAAGAAGATCATCGGCCGGGCGCGGTTCTCGGGAACCTCGACCGAGAGAACCCGCCCGATCACCACGTCGTGGTCACCAGCGACGTGCACGTCCTCGACGGCACAGTGCACCCGCAGCAGCACATCGCCCAGGACCGGGGTTCCCCACGGGGAGGGCTGCCACTCGAGTCCCTCGAACTTGCGTCCACGGCTGGAGCCGAATCGCGCGCACACCTCGCTCTGGTCCTCGGCGAGCACGCTCACGTTGAACAAGCCCGAGCGACGGATCCGCGGCCAGGCGCGACCACGGTGGTCTGCACAGAACAGGACCAACGGTGGCTCCAACGAGACGCTGGCGAAGGACTGACAGGCAAACCCCACCGGCTCGCCGTCGTCGACTCCCGACACGATCGTGACGCCACTGGCGAAGGAGCTCATTGCCTCCCGCATCTCCTGGGGGGTCGGCGCCGTGCCGGAGCCGTCACGCGGCAGGGGAGTGGTCTCGATGCTCATGGGCCACCTGTGCTCGTGTCGTGGTTGCCCGTCTCGGGAGGCTTCATTGTGGCAACGTAGGCGTGGTCGTGAGGGCGGACCGAGAGGATCCCGTTCACTGAAACGGAGGCCGAGGTGCCCGTGCCAGCTGTCCCGGTCGAAGGATCGCGGACATCCCGATGACCGGGATCCCATCGCTCCCCGGGAGTGTCGCTGACTAGCGTGCCGAGCATGGACAAACGCCGCGGATCTGCTCCTGCACACGTCGACGAGGTCGGCAGTTTCGACCACGAGGTCGATGTTCTGGTCGTCGGCTTCGGTTGTGCCGGCGCCGCTGCGGCCCTCGAAGCCGCTGCTGCGGGGTCGGAGGTGATCGTCCTGGAGCGTGCGAGCGGCCCCGGAGGTTCGTCGGCGATGTCCGGCGGAGAGCTCTACCTCGGAGGCGGCACCCCGGTCCAGCAGGCCTGCGGGTTCGAGGACAGCGCGGAGAACATGTACGCGTACCTGAGTGCCGCGCTGGGGCCGAACGCCGATGACGCGAAGATCAGGCTCTACTGCGAGGGCAGCGCGGAGCACTTCGACTGGTTCACGAAGCACGGGATCACCTTCAACCCGGGGATGTACGAGTCCCCGAGCTGGATGCCGCCGACTCGCGACGGGTTGATGTGGCTGGGCGAGAACGCCTGGCCCTACAACGAGGTCGCGCGTGCGGTCCCGCGTGGTCACCGCCCGGACGCCGAGTCCTTCGGTGGCTGGCTGATCATGGAGCGCCTCGTCGCGGCGGCTGGTGATGCCGGCGTGCAGACGCACACCGACACCCTGGCCAGCCGACTGGTGCTGGACGAGACCGGGGCGGTGATCGGCGTGATCGCGCGCAAGTTCGGCAAGCAGGTCAGCTACCGAGCGCGCAAGGCAGTGGTGCTGACCACTGGCGGTTTCGTGGACAACGAGGAGATGCTCCTTGCTCACGCTCCGGTGCTCTCCGGTCACGGCAAGGTGAGCGACGGCCTCGACGACGGCAGCGGCATCACGATGGGCCTGGCGATCGGGGCCGCTGTGCGTCGGATGTCGAACACCCAGATCGCCTTGTCCGTCGTTCCCGGGATGATCTGTCGCGGCATGCTGGTCAACACCCTCGGGCAGCGGTTCATCAACGAGGACGTCTATCCGGGCCTGGCCAGCGTTGCTGCTGTGCGGCACCAGGAGGGTCGCTGCTGGGTGATCATCGACCAGCAGGGATTCGAGGAGATGCCAGAGGCAGATCGTTGGGGCGTGCGACCGTCCCATGTCTGCGAGAGCGTGGCCGAGCTGGAGCAGGAGCTCGGCATGCCGGCCGGTGCGCTCGAGACCACGATTGCGACCTATAACGAGCACGCCGCCAACGGTGAGGATCCCTACTTCCACAAGAGCAGCACCTGGCTGCGTCCGCTCGAGGGGCCGTTCGCCGCGATGGACCCGTCCACGGCCTTTCCGGCGGTCGTCGGCGAGGGTGGCGGCAGCGGTCACGGAATCAGCGGCTTCACCCTCGGTGGACTGCACACCACCGTGGACGGCGAGGTCGTCGACCTCGCCGGCGATGTGATCCCGGGCCTCTATGCAGCTGGCCGCGCGAGTGCCGGCATGCACGGCGACGGCTACATCAGCGGCACATCGTTGGGCGACGGGACCTTCTTCGGTCGTCGGGCGGGCCGGGCGGCCGCAGCTCACTGAGCCTGACCTCGCGTGCCTGAACGCGACAGTGCACGAGACAGGCGGGCTGAAGACTTCCGATGAAGTCTTCAGCCCGCCTTTCCATGCGGATCCCCGGAGCGGACCAGATGGGTGTCTTCGGCGATCAGGCCATGGCTCAGATGCCGGCGTCGACGACGCTCAGGTCACCGGAGACGGCTGCCCGTGCGATCGAGTCGCGCAGGGCGGGGCAGGTGGGCAGCCCGGAGGACGACACCCGCTCAGGAATCGCGCTGCGCTCGGGGCACATCCGCACCGCGCGCTCGTTCCACTGGATGCTGGTCTGGTGCCAGCTGGCCTTGCGGACGTCGACCACAGCGCGACAGGTCTGGCACTCCACCGGGGTCATCGGCAGGTCGTCGAGGCGGACGTCGGGCCGGGTCGTGGGCGCCGCCATCAGACGAGCTCGTTGGCTGGCGCGGAACCGCGTGCGGCGAG
Coding sequences within:
- a CDS encoding flavin reductase family protein; its protein translation is MSIETTPLPRDGSGTAPTPQEMREAMSSFASGVTIVSGVDDGEPVGFACQSFASVSLEPPLVLFCADHRGRAWPRIRRSGLFNVSVLAEDQSEVCARFGSSRGRKFEGLEWQPSPWGTPVLGDVLLRVHCAVEDVHVAGDHDVVIGRVLSVEVPENRARPMIFFRGKFGVESKEPEKPAPDLWGWGDHWG
- a CDS encoding SDR family oxidoreductase, with product MSRKVVVTGAASGIGAATAAILTAQGDEVIGVDLHEADVVADLSTRDGRQQAVAAVLEVSGGVVDAVVACAGTSSLSPLDVKVNFFGVVEFLDGLRPALAKASAPRVSVTASISSTQTTDPEVVEACLALDEDHAVALAEKVHADGRGSLLYASSKNAVARWLRRTAITDEWAGAGIALNAVGPGVVVTPMTEALRASEQGVEMINKAVPSKFGGWMGPEVIADALVWLVRPENTHTTAQILFVDGGAEAVVRGEEAF
- a CDS encoding MFS transporter, which gives rise to MTLPRSVWASLFALVAATIGMGLVVPILRPLSVAFDASPAQTLLLVSVYMVCLGAAMPFTSAVSSRLGVRRTLVGALLLNVVCGVVSSLAGDIGVVICARAGWGLGNALFLATVLAVVIEEAGALSGRAIRYFEAAVGIGISAGPLAGGVLGAISWRAAFLGSATMMLVAAVSLMILLPRAERGPLATGVFAPFRALLQPGLLVLGLASLLYNVGFLMMFTFTPFPLARGPEFVGLVYCGWGLALVFSSTFVGPRVQRRIGTLASFTVGTTGFAVVLVVMAVFADRDAVLVAGVISSGLALGVSNTMMTEAAMASSSTDHTTTSAAYNLMRNAGPAAAPWLAGTLGESLNVHAPFLFGAISAIVAVVLVLALMGREVVAPVVSRV
- a CDS encoding LLM class F420-dependent oxidoreductase; this translates as MRLGISTPAVVRVPGVTAAWEDTAGVGEVTRVAELADRLGFHFLTCSEHIAMPPGIPSPQLPQGRGTRYWDPLATLSWLAARTTRIGLMTNVLVLGYHHPLAIAKRYGTLDMMSGGRVRLGVGVGTAEEEFRTLGAHFEDRGPRADDAIRALRAALSRNDPEYHGEFFDFSGLVVDPCAVQQRVPIWVGGHSKRALRRAVTLGDGWVPGAPDPEVLRTMLANHPDRPEGFEVVSGVGGALDPLADPAGVEAAFERASAAGVTMVPFRPVNRSLDRYLEQLEAVAGLDLFEPLVTG
- a CDS encoding VOC family protein translates to MSMVADGPIIQIGCVVDDLDKAEQTYSASFGITRWSRFTGVAFAPERTTYRGAPADLEIDVSLGYSGTQQVELIQPVRGRSIYTEFLERSGPGVHHLAWAVDNMADALDRARATGLVVVQQGEMNGMEFAYLETPGMGTHFVELMRLSPQMREGFAAMQAAAAVPETLA
- a CDS encoding DUF1214 domain-containing protein yields the protein MATSPMWDDFCDQLREAGQGLLDEAAPQDPLNQAEGVRYLIRLLRYASINAIENSDPLHPAITNALDPNLKCKIGADNPDNIYMRANVSGKHSYRISGTRGTVPLMTFGSKANRYHIDGTMASTGEIGNDEIPVDDQGRFSFIASANKPAEGAWLPLAEDTTNLVGRQSFQDRASETPAQVSIELIDEKPTPEPLDPDAFARQLRMATDFVKGTSTTFSRWTKMFMEKPNELPDWGQEFFQNAGGDPTIFYLHGYWKLAPDEAWVINTEVPHCEYWNFVLQNWWMESLDHDRMNTYINNHNGKLNDDGTLTIVVSAKDPGYGNWISTGFHDEGTALMRWVKSDRHPLPTCKVVNL
- a CDS encoding ferredoxin, yielding MAAPTTRPDVRLDDLPMTPVECQTCRAVVDVRKASWHQTSIQWNERAVRMCPERSAIPERVSSSGLPTCPALRDSIARAAVSGDLSVVDAGI
- a CDS encoding TIGR03619 family F420-dependent LLM class oxidoreductase; translation: MARDLERAGFESAWVGDHIAMPLTTTSRHPSSAGRPRAQRASGAPQDLPWSPTEPWADSVVALATMAEATSTIRVGTGVMVAALRNPVILAKQIATIDVLSGGRVELGVGAGWLTEEFDIVGVNVHDRGRRLDELLTVVKRCWEGSPEAFSGKWYSLPSGAQFHPVPTRSVPILIGGASPRAYERVLRCGTGWIGTASVANLREGALDPIARIKALARERGREPDSLDYVVRVNLAGAPLDSLTRVLPTLAEGGVTELVVEIPWSTDIDLDEWNDRLRE
- a CDS encoding FAD-dependent oxidoreductase, translating into MDKRRGSAPAHVDEVGSFDHEVDVLVVGFGCAGAAAALEAAAAGSEVIVLERASGPGGSSAMSGGELYLGGGTPVQQACGFEDSAENMYAYLSAALGPNADDAKIRLYCEGSAEHFDWFTKHGITFNPGMYESPSWMPPTRDGLMWLGENAWPYNEVARAVPRGHRPDAESFGGWLIMERLVAAAGDAGVQTHTDTLASRLVLDETGAVIGVIARKFGKQVSYRARKAVVLTTGGFVDNEEMLLAHAPVLSGHGKVSDGLDDGSGITMGLAIGAAVRRMSNTQIALSVVPGMICRGMLVNTLGQRFINEDVYPGLASVAAVRHQEGRCWVIIDQQGFEEMPEADRWGVRPSHVCESVAELEQELGMPAGALETTIATYNEHAANGEDPYFHKSSTWLRPLEGPFAAMDPSTAFPAVVGEGGGSGHGISGFTLGGLHTTVDGEVVDLAGDVIPGLYAAGRASAGMHGDGYISGTSLGDGTFFGRRAGRAAAAH
- a CDS encoding TIGR03619 family F420-dependent LLM class oxidoreductase, coding for MKWALSGAMIGARELLELAPAAEEAGFDGIGLPDSVFYPEKVSADYPYTPDGKRMWAAEVPMPDPFIIMTAMAAVTERLRFSTTVLKLPLRDPLLTAKQVSTMAVLSDNRIGIGVGLSWIPEEFTFTGTEMRTRGARTDEAIEILKAVCAGNGPEWVEYHGKHYDFDRLMISPAPDRPVPVYVGGHSDAGLKRAARLGDGWISVNVPADQLKVAITRLDELRAEYGRSDVPFEIDVSPTDVRDVAGYRDIEAAGATICRVTPWRIYDEGQTTAGRIAALRRFADEVIAKY
- a CDS encoding ABC transporter substrate-binding protein, which gives rise to MTASLDPADAAEPAQMSLGTWPVYDTLLQVDKDANYQPMLATKWEFTPDGKTVNLTLRDGVTFSDGTPFNAEAVKANLDHSMAADGSALQANLTMVASVEATGEMTVAVHLKQPTTAILSTLASNLGGIMISPKALTDGNLASHPVGTGAYEIESFKPGEQAVYVRRSDKGGIWDPGTGKVAKVVIARIASPDAKINALKSGQIDLTTWEGDDATYGSEVSAGSIQTAPMDGVLNLVGLYFNLKVKPLDNVKVRQAINYAIDRDAIVEAFAPVNQPRVQPWPEGLTGFETSREDAYSYDPAKAKELLAEAGYPDGFSVPGDFLVSNSSNIDKTGEAIQANLSEVGIEINLRSTDILSQITSYSGGKEPGQVNYMSLPSIDAYAWLQRLFVNPVWNPGGTSPELLELVKGADDPTISESDRATMVGAAVDHVTENALFAPLWQGVGGLAASSKVKDLDKIVGTYMGVANLRYVSMTK